Proteins found in one Fusarium oxysporum Fo47 chromosome V, complete sequence genomic segment:
- a CDS encoding DNA glycosylase, producing the protein MVTTRRSSRISARPVSRTESSEKPTSKATGRKRKAAAVQDEPEAPSTPPPRKRAQGEPATPAVPPPKTPTPAAAGLFAEPTNITKKPRTAAVTRLANPRLTNATLLSPETSRLVTSRDIDNLSPSKAPQAKTTTENLLKEACDYLVKVDPRMKPLVESHHCRVFSPEGLAEKIDPFENLSSGIISQQVSGAAAKSIKAKFLTLFEEQPGIRFPHPSQVAAKSIDELRTAGLSQRKAEYIKGLAEKFVSGELSAQMLHDASDAEVMEKLIAVRGLGKWSVEMFACFGLKRMDVFSLGDLGVQRGMAAFVGRDIAKLKAKGGGKWKYMSEQDMTELSTRFSPYRSLFMWYMWRVEETDISTME; encoded by the coding sequence ATGGTCACCACAAGGCGATCCTCACGCATCAGCGCTCGGCCTGTTTCCAGGACAGAGTCATCGGAGAAACCAACATCGAAGGCTACAGGTCGGAAGCGTAAAGCAGCTGCCGTTCAGGACGAGCCCGAGGcaccttcaacaccacccCCGAGGAAGCGAGCACAAGGCGAGCCTGCAACACCAGCTGTTCCGccaccaaagacaccaacgcctgctgctgctgggctCTTTGCTGAGCCGActaacatcaccaagaagccTCGTACTGCGGCCGTTACACGACTTGCAAACCCCAGACTGACAAACGCAACGCTCCTCTCACCAGAGACGTCGCGTCTTGTTACCTCACGGGACATTGATAATTTATCGCCCAGTAAGGCACCGCAGGCGAAGACGACAACAGAGAATCTCCTCAAAGAGGCATGCGACTATCTGGTCAAAGTTGATCCTCGCATGAAACCCTTAGTGGAGAGCCACCACTGCAGAGTATTCTCACCAGAGGGACTGGCAGAGAAGATAGACCCATTTGAGAACCTCTCCAGTGGCATCATTAGCCAGCAGGTATCAGGAGCTGCAGCCAAGTCTATAAAGGCCAAGTTTCTCACATTGTTCGAGGAGCAACCAGGAATCCGATTCCCTCATCCCTCTCAAGTGGCTGCCAAGTCGATCGACGAGCTCCGTACAGCAGGCCTATCGCAACGCAAAGCTGAGTACATCAAAGGTCTCGCAGAAAAGTTTGTCAGTGGAGAACTTAGTGCTCAGATGCTCCATGATGCTTCGGATGCGGAGGTCATGGAAAAGCTGATTGCCGTAAGAGGCCTTGGGAAGTGGTCCGTTGAGATGTTTGCATGCTTCGGGCTCAAACGAATGGACGTCTTTTCACTCGGTGATCTAGGCGTTCAGAGAGGTATGGCTGCATTCGTGGGGCGTGATAttgccaagctcaaggccaaaggCGGTGGTAAATGGAAGTACATGTCGGAGCAGGATATGACTGAGCTGTCGACTAGGTTCTCACCATATCGAAGTCTCTTCATGTGGTACATGTGGCGAGTCGAGGAGACCGATATTAGCACAATGGAATAA